The following are from one region of the Chitinophagales bacterium genome:
- a CDS encoding membrane protein: MEHLKTVLDFFIHLDDHLSSIISTYGTTTYIILFAIIFIETGLVIMPLLPGDSLLFAAGAFAYKGSLNIYVLLISLFVAAVLGDSLNYYLGKNFGLKVLRWKIGNRQLVRQEYLDKTHRFYEKYGAKTIIIARFVPIVRTFAPFVAGIGEMHYGKFLSYNVIGGFIWVFGLTLLGYFFGTIPIVEKHFELVILGIIFISVLPMIVEFVRHWVVRKELA; encoded by the coding sequence ATGGAACACCTGAAAACTGTCCTGGATTTTTTCATTCACCTGGATGACCATTTGAGCAGTATCATTTCCACGTATGGCACTACCACGTATATCATTTTGTTTGCCATCATATTTATTGAAACCGGACTGGTCATCATGCCCCTGCTTCCGGGTGATTCGTTGCTGTTTGCTGCAGGTGCTTTTGCCTATAAAGGGTCGCTGAATATTTATGTATTGCTGATATCTCTTTTTGTGGCCGCAGTGCTGGGTGATTCGCTAAACTATTACCTGGGTAAAAACTTCGGCCTCAAAGTGCTGCGCTGGAAAATCGGCAACCGCCAGTTGGTAAGGCAGGAATATCTGGACAAAACCCATCGGTTTTATGAGAAGTACGGAGCCAAAACCATTATTATCGCGCGTTTTGTACCCATTGTGCGCACCTTTGCCCCCTTTGTGGCCGGAATCGGTGAGATGCATTACGGTAAGTTTCTTTCCTACAATGTCATTGGTGGATTTATCTGGGTATTCGGACTTACACTGCTGGGATATTTTTTTGGCACCATTCCGATTGTGGAGAAGCATTTTGAACTGGTGATCCTTGGCATTATCTTTATTTCTGTATTGCCAATGATCGTGGAGTTTGTCCGCCATTGGGTTGTCCGCAAAGAATTGGCCTGA
- a CDS encoding radical SAM protein, translating into MTSLPDLRHFMGTLSLKKAANASVLLHSYFRSRLTGDPRIPAWPFTISVEPTTHCNLRCPECPSGLRSFSRATGRIELPLFKKIIDEMQDHLIFLYFYFQGEPFLHPQFSDMIRYASARGVYTVTSTNGHYLNDDRAKETVESGLSRIIISVDGTTQESYAQYRKGGRLDIVLEGALRLAHWKRKLQSHAPHIIFQMIVFRHNEKETEEFRHLAKAFGADEVLLKTAQIYNADNAGKMLPEKEKFSRYVFSGNRLMLKHPLHNRCWKLWHSSVITWDGKVVPCCFDKDARYVMGDLTNQSFREVWNSAPYLQFRRKLLHSRQTIDICSNCSEGALVWA; encoded by the coding sequence ATGACATCATTGCCTGATTTGCGTCATTTCATGGGCACGCTGTCTTTGAAAAAGGCAGCGAACGCTTCCGTTTTATTGCATTCTTATTTTCGGTCGCGGCTGACGGGCGACCCCCGCATACCTGCATGGCCATTTACTATTTCGGTTGAACCTACTACTCACTGCAATCTGCGGTGCCCGGAATGCCCGAGCGGCCTGCGTTCTTTTTCAAGGGCTACGGGCCGTATTGAGCTGCCCCTGTTTAAAAAGATTATTGACGAGATGCAGGATCATCTGATTTTTCTTTATTTCTATTTCCAGGGCGAGCCCTTTCTGCATCCGCAGTTTTCGGATATGATACGCTATGCCTCCGCTCGTGGAGTCTATACGGTCACCTCAACCAACGGACACTACCTGAACGATGACCGCGCAAAGGAAACGGTTGAGTCAGGTCTTTCCCGCATCATCATTTCCGTAGATGGAACAACACAGGAAAGCTATGCACAGTATCGCAAAGGAGGCCGGCTGGATATCGTGCTGGAGGGCGCTTTGCGGCTTGCACACTGGAAACGAAAGTTGCAATCACACGCCCCGCACATTATTTTTCAAATGATTGTATTCCGCCATAATGAAAAAGAAACTGAGGAGTTTAGACACCTTGCAAAAGCCTTTGGAGCCGATGAGGTGTTATTGAAAACAGCTCAGATATACAATGCTGATAATGCCGGGAAGATGCTCCCGGAAAAGGAAAAGTTTTCGCGCTACGTATTCTCCGGGAATCGCTTGATGCTAAAACACCCGTTACACAACCGCTGCTGGAAACTCTGGCACTCCAGTGTGATTACCTGGGACGGGAAAGTGGTGCCCTGTTGCTTTGATAAAGACGCCCGGTATGTCATGGGCGACCTCACTAACCAAAGCTTTCGCGAGGTCTGGAATAGCGCCCCCTATTTACAGTTCAGACGGAAGTTGCTGCATTCAAGGCAAACCATTGACATCTGCAGCAACTGTTCAGAAGGTGCGCTGGTTTGGGCCTGA
- the carB gene encoding carbamoyl-phosphate synthase (glutamine-hydrolyzing), with product MPRDKSIQSVLIIGSGPIIIGQACEFDYSGSQAARSLREEGIEVTLINSNPATIMTDNVTADHIYLLPLEVESIRQILKEQKIDAVLPTMGGQTALNLCKEADELGLWDEYGVRLIGVDINAIDLAENRERFRQLMINLGIGVARSHIANSFLEGKEIAQKIGYPLVIRPSYTLGGTGGSFVLKKEELEEKLQRGLAASPTHEVLVEQAVLGWKEFELELLRDSKDNIVIICTVENMDPMGIHTGDSITIAPAMTLADTTYQRMRSMAKTMMRALGNFAGGCNVQFAVNPSTEEILAVEINPRVSRSSALASKATGYPIAKIAAKLAIGYTLDELKNQITGTTSAFFEPALDYTVVKIPRWNFDKFQGSDETLGLQMKSVGEVMAIGRSFIEAVQKACQSLENNRIGLGADNKEWKRTEEIIHGLEHPSHDRIFRIKDAFHLGVPVKTVHQLTKIDPWFLLQIQKLVQVEQQLKNYALHEIPRDFFFELKQMGYSDQQIANIIGNTTEDEVYERRKKLGIKRVYKLVDTCAAEFEARTPYYYSTFEQENESIRTDRKKIIVLGSGPNRIGQGIEFDYCCVHGVLALRECGYEAIMVNCNPETVSTDFDIADKLYFEPVYWEHLREIIEHEQPEGVIVQLGGQTALKLAEKLYKNGIRIIGTSFPDMDIAEDRGAFSDLLKKLNIPYPKYGVAHNAEEALAAAKEVGYPVLVRPSYVLGGQRMRIVINDEELERTVLKLLKHLPDNKILIDHFLDRAEEAEIDAICDGEQVHIMGIMEHIEPAGIHSGDSSAVLPPFNLSEETIETMKKYTEKLAHALNIRGLINIQFAIKDGKVYVIEANPRASRTTPFICKAYKIPYLNIATKVMLGHARLKDFHFEPNLEGYAIKEPVFSFEKFPGVNKELGPEMKSTGEAIRFIKSLKDDYFRKLYSEKSMWLSR from the coding sequence ATGCCCAGAGATAAATCTATCCAATCTGTATTGATTATTGGCAGCGGCCCCATTATTATCGGCCAGGCCTGTGAATTTGACTATTCCGGCTCTCAGGCCGCACGATCACTAAGGGAAGAGGGTATTGAGGTAACCCTGATAAATTCCAACCCGGCTACAATAATGACCGATAATGTTACGGCCGATCATATTTATCTATTGCCGCTGGAAGTGGAGTCCATCCGCCAGATACTGAAAGAGCAAAAAATAGATGCCGTTTTGCCTACCATGGGGGGGCAAACGGCCTTAAATCTCTGTAAGGAAGCCGATGAGCTGGGCCTTTGGGATGAATATGGAGTAAGGCTCATTGGAGTGGATATTAATGCAATCGACCTGGCCGAAAACAGGGAGCGCTTCCGCCAACTCATGATAAACCTCGGCATCGGAGTGGCCAGGTCACACATCGCCAATTCCTTTCTTGAGGGAAAAGAAATAGCCCAAAAAATAGGCTATCCGCTTGTGATACGACCCTCTTATACCTTGGGCGGAACAGGGGGGAGCTTCGTATTGAAAAAAGAAGAGCTGGAAGAAAAATTGCAACGAGGATTAGCTGCCTCTCCAACCCATGAGGTATTAGTGGAACAGGCCGTTTTAGGTTGGAAAGAATTTGAACTGGAGCTATTGCGCGACAGTAAAGACAATATCGTCATTATCTGTACGGTGGAAAACATGGATCCCATGGGCATTCATACAGGGGATTCCATCACTATCGCTCCTGCTATGACCCTGGCCGACACCACCTACCAGCGCATGCGCAGCATGGCAAAAACCATGATGCGTGCCTTAGGCAATTTTGCCGGAGGGTGCAATGTGCAGTTCGCAGTGAACCCTTCTACTGAGGAAATCCTTGCCGTGGAGATTAACCCCCGGGTTTCCCGCTCCTCAGCACTGGCTTCCAAAGCAACCGGCTACCCAATAGCCAAAATTGCCGCCAAACTGGCTATCGGCTATACGCTGGATGAACTGAAAAATCAAATTACTGGCACTACCTCTGCCTTCTTTGAACCGGCCCTTGACTATACAGTCGTAAAAATACCCCGCTGGAACTTTGACAAGTTTCAGGGCAGCGATGAAACCTTGGGGCTACAGATGAAATCCGTAGGCGAAGTAATGGCTATAGGAAGAAGTTTTATTGAGGCGGTGCAAAAGGCCTGCCAGTCACTGGAAAACAACCGCATAGGTTTGGGGGCTGATAATAAAGAATGGAAACGTACCGAAGAGATTATTCACGGACTGGAGCATCCATCTCACGACCGGATTTTCCGCATTAAAGATGCCTTTCATCTAGGTGTGCCGGTGAAAACGGTGCATCAGCTTACGAAAATTGACCCCTGGTTTCTTCTGCAAATACAAAAATTAGTGCAGGTAGAGCAACAGCTCAAAAATTACGCTCTCCATGAAATACCGCGCGACTTTTTCTTTGAGCTCAAACAAATGGGCTATTCCGATCAGCAAATAGCCAACATCATTGGCAATACCACCGAAGATGAGGTCTATGAACGCAGGAAAAAACTGGGAATAAAACGGGTGTATAAACTGGTTGACACCTGCGCTGCGGAGTTTGAAGCCAGAACACCTTACTACTATTCCACTTTTGAGCAAGAAAACGAAAGTATCCGCACCGACAGAAAGAAAATCATTGTGTTGGGCTCCGGACCTAATCGCATTGGACAGGGAATTGAATTTGACTATTGCTGCGTACACGGAGTGCTTGCCCTGCGGGAATGCGGATATGAGGCCATTATGGTCAACTGTAATCCGGAAACCGTCTCTACCGATTTTGACATTGCCGATAAGCTCTATTTTGAGCCGGTATATTGGGAACACCTCCGGGAAATCATTGAGCACGAGCAGCCCGAAGGCGTTATCGTGCAACTGGGTGGGCAAACAGCTCTTAAACTTGCCGAAAAGCTTTATAAAAACGGCATCCGCATTATCGGCACCTCTTTTCCGGATATGGATATTGCCGAAGATCGCGGAGCATTTTCCGATTTGCTGAAAAAACTGAATATCCCTTACCCGAAATATGGAGTGGCACACAATGCTGAAGAGGCACTTGCTGCTGCCAAAGAGGTAGGCTATCCGGTTCTCGTCAGGCCGTCATACGTGCTGGGAGGTCAGCGGATGCGGATTGTCATTAATGATGAAGAACTGGAGCGCACAGTGTTGAAACTCCTTAAACATTTACCGGATAATAAAATTCTCATTGACCATTTTCTTGACCGGGCCGAAGAAGCCGAGATTGATGCTATCTGTGATGGAGAGCAGGTACACATCATGGGAATCATGGAACATATTGAACCGGCAGGTATCCACTCCGGAGACTCCAGTGCGGTATTACCCCCGTTCAATCTGAGCGAAGAGACGATAGAAACCATGAAAAAATACACCGAAAAACTTGCCCATGCTTTGAATATCCGCGGCCTTATCAATATTCAGTTTGCAATTAAAGACGGCAAGGTTTACGTTATAGAAGCTAACCCCCGCGCCTCCCGCACCACCCCTTTTATCTGTAAGGCCTATAAAATTCCCTACCTGAACATAGCTACCAAGGTGATGTTAGGACATGCCCGATTAAAGGACTTTCATTTTGAACCTAATCTGGAGGGCTATGCGATTAAGGAGCCGGTGTTTTCGTTTGAAAAATTTCCGGGAGTAAACAAAGAACTCGGACCGGAAATGAAATCTACAGGAGAAGCAATTCGCTTTATTAAGAGCCTCAAGGATGATTATTTCCGCAAGCTCTACAGTGAAAAATCCATGTGGCTGAGTAGGTGA
- a CDS encoding peptidase S41, which produces MKNRLLKKFRWYVLATAVMGLAFIPLSFTDTNYFEISKNLDIFATLYKELNSYYVDNIEPGKLIRTGIDAMLESLDPYTQFISEADMEDYRLQTTGKYGGIGALIRKIGDWVVVAEPYQGFPAANAGLIAGDKILEIDGISVKGKNTDEVSKMLKGQAGTKVRVKFSRLVAGGTEKESEVMITREEIKIYNVQYAGMVNDAIGYIRLSNFTENAGNEVKEALEKLKQENPSMRALIFDLRGNPGGLLNEAVNVSNIFLPKGQEVVSTRGKVKEWDKTFRTNYPPVDATIPLAVLTNKGSASASEIVAGSIQDLDRGIIVGQKTFGKGLVQTTRPLTYNTKLKVTTAKYYIPSGRCIQAINYAERDSTGSVVRIPDSLKVAFKTVSGRTVYDGGGIDPDIPVEPMKLSNISIALLQNNLIFNYATIYHAEHDQIPPPREFSLTDKEYEKFMAYLADKDYDYTTKSEELLEKFEKSSQEEKYYEGIKEDFLKLKNSVMHDKQKDLIKHKEEIKDLLEEEIVSRYYHRVGRIEKSFESDPDLKAAIEALNDTVRYTALLRP; this is translated from the coding sequence ATGAAAAACAGATTACTGAAAAAATTCCGCTGGTACGTTTTGGCCACGGCCGTCATGGGACTGGCTTTCATTCCCCTGTCATTCACCGATACAAATTACTTTGAAATATCCAAGAACCTGGACATTTTCGCCACACTATATAAAGAGCTTAACTCCTACTATGTAGACAATATAGAGCCTGGCAAGCTTATCCGCACCGGCATTGATGCCATGCTGGAATCGCTGGACCCCTACACCCAATTTATTTCAGAGGCGGACATGGAGGATTATCGCCTCCAAACAACCGGTAAGTACGGAGGCATAGGTGCTCTCATCCGAAAAATCGGTGACTGGGTTGTGGTGGCAGAGCCCTACCAGGGCTTTCCGGCAGCAAATGCCGGGTTGATAGCCGGTGATAAAATTCTGGAGATTGATGGGATATCCGTAAAGGGTAAAAACACAGATGAAGTGAGTAAAATGCTGAAGGGACAGGCAGGAACAAAAGTCAGGGTGAAGTTTAGCAGGCTGGTTGCCGGTGGTACCGAAAAAGAATCAGAAGTAATGATTACCCGAGAAGAAATCAAAATATATAATGTGCAGTATGCTGGGATGGTCAATGATGCCATCGGATACATCAGGTTGTCCAACTTTACCGAAAATGCAGGCAATGAAGTAAAAGAGGCACTTGAAAAACTGAAACAGGAAAACCCGTCAATGAGAGCATTGATCTTTGACCTGCGTGGCAACCCCGGAGGCCTGCTCAATGAAGCAGTCAATGTTTCCAACATCTTTCTTCCCAAGGGACAGGAAGTAGTGAGCACGCGGGGCAAGGTGAAGGAATGGGACAAAACCTTTAGAACCAACTATCCTCCGGTGGATGCGACAATACCTTTGGCGGTACTTACCAATAAAGGGTCAGCCTCCGCTTCCGAAATCGTTGCGGGCAGCATTCAGGATTTAGACCGCGGTATTATTGTTGGCCAAAAGACCTTCGGAAAAGGGTTGGTGCAAACTACCCGTCCACTTACCTACAACACCAAGCTGAAAGTAACTACGGCTAAATATTATATTCCCAGCGGAAGGTGTATTCAGGCTATCAATTATGCTGAACGTGACTCCACCGGCAGTGTGGTTAGAATACCTGACTCCCTGAAAGTGGCTTTTAAAACCGTCAGCGGCCGCACCGTGTATGACGGGGGAGGCATTGACCCCGATATACCGGTTGAACCCATGAAGCTGAGCAACATCAGCATTGCATTGCTACAAAATAATCTGATTTTCAACTACGCTACTATCTATCATGCAGAACATGATCAGATTCCTCCTCCGCGGGAATTTTCGCTTACCGATAAAGAATATGAAAAATTTATGGCTTACCTGGCCGATAAGGATTACGACTATACCACCAAGAGCGAAGAGTTGCTGGAAAAGTTTGAAAAAAGCTCCCAGGAAGAAAAATATTATGAAGGCATAAAGGAAGACTTCCTCAAGCTGAAAAACAGCGTCATGCACGATAAGCAAAAAGACCTCATCAAGCACAAAGAGGAGATAAAAGACCTGCTTGAGGAAGAAATTGTAAGCCGCTATTATCACCGTGTCGGACGTATTGAAAAAAGCTTTGAAAGTGACCCGGATCTTAAAGCCGCCATTGAAGCTTTAAATGATACGGTGCGCTATACTGCATTGCTGAGGCCATAA
- a CDS encoding tRNA (adenosine(37)-N6)-threonylcarbamoyltransferase complex dimerization subunit type 1 TsaB: protein MIRILNIETATEVCSVCISENQHPVAWTDIKEPNSHSTSLTPAIEQLFSKTGKNLRDLHAVAFSSGPGSFTGLRIGAATALGICYAMNLPLIAVPTFLPMTQAAITETGNKEALYCPLIASVKNEVFCALYNSALQEIEPPSARDQSLDSFQPYLRKHIIFLFGNGLQKVKESVTSNNYRFIQLSNSAYYMPSFSFQYFQLEKFTNLHELRIEYLKNFVPKKN, encoded by the coding sequence ATGATTCGCATACTGAATATAGAAACCGCCACCGAAGTCTGTTCGGTTTGCATTTCTGAAAACCAACACCCTGTTGCCTGGACAGATATTAAAGAACCTAATTCTCATTCCACCTCTCTCACTCCGGCAATTGAACAACTGTTTTCTAAAACCGGAAAAAACCTTCGGGATTTACATGCGGTGGCATTCAGCTCCGGACCTGGCTCATTTACCGGCCTTCGTATAGGTGCTGCAACAGCCCTGGGCATTTGCTATGCCATGAACTTACCACTCATAGCTGTTCCAACTTTTCTTCCAATGACCCAGGCTGCAATAACGGAAACAGGCAATAAAGAAGCCTTGTATTGTCCTCTGATAGCTTCCGTAAAAAACGAAGTCTTTTGTGCTCTCTATAATAGTGCCTTGCAGGAAATTGAACCCCCTTCCGCCCGTGACCAATCCCTTGATTCCTTTCAGCCTTATCTGCGCAAACATATTATCTTTCTTTTTGGAAACGGCTTGCAAAAAGTAAAAGAATCAGTCACCTCTAACAACTACAGGTTTATTCAATTAAGCAATTCAGCTTATTATATGCCGTCCTTCAGTTTTCAATACTTCCAGCTGGAAAAATTCACGAATCTTCATGAACTCAGAATAGAATACCTCAAAAATTTTGTTCCTAAAAAAAACTAA
- a CDS encoding transcriptional regulator gives MDHMSTFNPLIPQKEKLLPDYEIMQQAFVHLRAINHNLRRKILRLLEEHDRLTVTDIYIRMRLEQSIASQHLAVLRRAGVVKAERDGKYIYYSLDKKRLEEITQMVKEIARVKL, from the coding sequence ATGGACCATATGTCAACCTTTAATCCTTTAATACCTCAAAAAGAAAAACTGCTGCCAGACTATGAAATCATGCAACAGGCATTTGTTCACCTGAGAGCAATTAACCATAACCTGCGCAGAAAGATACTACGCCTGCTTGAAGAACATGATCGTCTTACCGTCACGGATATATATATACGCATGCGGCTTGAACAGTCTATTGCTTCGCAACACCTGGCTGTACTGAGAAGAGCCGGCGTGGTTAAAGCTGAACGCGATGGAAAATACATTTACTATTCGCTGGACAAAAAGCGGCTGGAAGAAATAACTCAAATGGTTAAGGAAATAGCTCGCGTAAAGCTATAA
- the nadA gene encoding quinolinate synthase A, which yields MRAELDSEIIRLLPEKGYLDLEIDPTVDLFDEIEKLKMEKNAVILAHYYQDADIQEIADYIGDSLGLSQQAAKTDADMIVFAGVHFMAETAKILSPRKKVVIPDLRAGCSLADACPAGEFAKFKEKYPGHVVVTYVNSSAAVKALTDICCTSTNAVQVIESIPKETPIIFAPDKNLGRYLEKKTGRKMVLWEGTCMVHELFSVEKIIKLKEKHPEALFIAHPECEEAVLEMADYIGSTTGLLNFTINNPAKEFIVATESGILHQMQKRSPDKTFIPAPPNNTCACNDCPHMKLNTLEKLYLCMKHELPEVTVPEEIIEKARKPIERMLEISAKHGL from the coding sequence ATGCGTGCAGAACTTGATTCAGAAATCATCAGGCTGTTGCCAGAAAAAGGTTACCTTGACCTGGAAATAGATCCAACTGTGGATCTATTTGATGAGATAGAAAAGCTTAAAATGGAAAAGAATGCCGTGATACTGGCTCATTATTATCAAGATGCTGATATCCAGGAGATAGCCGATTACATTGGAGATAGTCTTGGTTTGTCACAACAGGCTGCAAAAACAGATGCCGATATGATTGTTTTTGCAGGCGTTCATTTTATGGCAGAAACTGCCAAGATTCTTTCCCCGCGGAAGAAAGTTGTCATACCTGATCTGCGCGCAGGCTGTTCACTGGCTGATGCCTGTCCGGCAGGGGAGTTTGCAAAGTTTAAGGAAAAATATCCGGGACATGTTGTGGTGACTTATGTGAATAGTTCAGCTGCAGTAAAAGCGTTGACCGATATTTGTTGCACTTCAACCAATGCCGTGCAGGTGATAGAAAGTATACCAAAGGAAACCCCAATAATCTTTGCACCGGATAAAAATCTCGGACGATATCTGGAAAAGAAAACCGGTAGGAAAATGGTGCTCTGGGAAGGCACATGTATGGTGCATGAATTGTTTTCGGTTGAAAAAATTATAAAGCTGAAAGAAAAGCATCCGGAAGCGTTGTTTATTGCGCATCCTGAATGCGAGGAGGCGGTGCTGGAAATGGCTGATTATATAGGCAGTACAACAGGGTTGCTGAATTTTACCATAAATAACCCTGCAAAGGAGTTTATTGTAGCAACAGAATCAGGCATTTTGCATCAGATGCAAAAGAGGTCACCGGATAAAACCTTTATTCCGGCACCGCCAAACAATACCTGTGCCTGCAATGATTGTCCTCATATGAAGCTGAATACGTTGGAAAAACTCTATCTGTGCATGAAGCATGAGTTACCTGAGGTGACAGTGCCTGAAGAAATAATAGAGAAAGCAAGGAAGCCGATAGAGAGGATGTTGGAAATATCCGCGAAGCATGGATTATAG
- the nadD gene encoding putative nicotinate-nucleotide adenylyltransferase, with product MKTGLFFGSFNPIHTGHLIIAHHFSEFTDLNQIWFMVSPHNPLKKKSQLLDPSLRLELVKASIADNPKFICCSEEFHLPQPSYTIQTLNHLTNKYPDHNFVLIAGSDTLQTIKQWKQYKDILRNYTIYVYPRHGHTTLPRLKAKKIRLFNFPLLHISATYIRKCIKRGKSVKYLVPDPALHILQKRLFSQ from the coding sequence TTGAAAACCGGTTTATTTTTCGGTTCGTTCAATCCCATTCACACCGGGCATTTGATTATTGCCCATCATTTTTCTGAATTCACTGATTTGAATCAGATATGGTTTATGGTTTCTCCCCATAACCCATTAAAGAAAAAAAGCCAGCTTCTTGACCCATCGCTGCGTCTTGAACTGGTAAAAGCCTCTATCGCGGATAACCCCAAATTTATATGCTGCTCAGAAGAGTTTCATTTACCCCAACCTTCCTATACCATTCAGACACTGAATCATCTTACCAACAAATACCCAGACCATAATTTCGTCCTTATTGCCGGGTCAGATACCTTGCAAACCATCAAACAATGGAAACAATATAAAGATATCCTCCGCAATTATACCATTTACGTATATCCAAGGCATGGACACACTACCCTCCCACGTCTCAAGGCAAAAAAAATCCGTTTATTCAACTTTCCCCTGCTTCATATTTCCGCTACATACATCAGAAAATGTATCAAAAGAGGTAAATCAGTAAAATACCTGGTGCCAGACCCTGCCCTGCATATCCTGCAAAAAAGACTTTTCTCGCAATGA
- a CDS encoding sigma factor regulator FecR, whose amino-acid sequence MDKLKRARQILETESKAIANIPIDESLLRAIYLITHCKGKVVTSGMGKAGIIARKVASTFSSTGTPAVFLHPGEAQHGDLGMLGKDDILLLFSNSGKTREVIEMVTLAEKMNGQRLPVITITAHPDSELALLSDVVLKLGAIKEVCSLGVAPTTSTTAMLALGDVLCVLVMEENKFTLEQFAKRHHGGYLGDKLRGYG is encoded by the coding sequence ATGGATAAGCTGAAAAGGGCACGACAGATATTAGAAACAGAAAGCAAGGCTATCGCCAATATTCCGATAGATGAGTCTTTACTGCGAGCTATTTATCTTATAACACATTGCAAGGGAAAGGTTGTCACCAGTGGCATGGGGAAAGCCGGTATCATCGCCAGAAAGGTAGCCAGCACTTTTTCCTCAACAGGAACACCCGCTGTTTTCCTGCATCCCGGTGAAGCACAGCATGGAGATCTGGGTATGCTTGGCAAAGATGATATACTCCTTTTGTTTTCAAATTCAGGGAAAACCAGGGAAGTAATAGAAATGGTCACTCTGGCTGAAAAGATGAATGGTCAAAGGTTGCCGGTGATAACAATCACAGCTCATCCGGATTCTGAATTAGCCCTCCTCTCGGATGTGGTGTTAAAATTGGGAGCAATAAAAGAAGTGTGCTCATTAGGCGTGGCTCCCACTACATCCACCACAGCAATGCTTGCTTTGGGTGATGTGTTGTGTGTATTGGTTATGGAGGAAAATAAATTTACCCTGGAGCAGTTTGCCAAACGTCATCACGGGGGTTATCTGGGAGATAAACTGCGCGGGTATGGGTAA
- a CDS encoding 2-dehydro-3-deoxyphosphooctonate aldolase, with the protein MGKFIVIAGPCVVENLEICLEVATRVKRICHKAGFHYIFKSSYKKANRTRLKSFSGLDEEEAFSILRQVKEKAKVPVLTDIHETTDVDKVKDFADFLQIPAFLCRQTELLLAAGSSGKWVNIKKGQFASPESMAFAVEKVRSTGNKKVMLTERGTTFGYYDLVVDFRSVPRMQKFGVPVIVDCTHSLQQPNQQSGISGGTPEMIETLCRAAVAVGADGLFIETHPNPQAALSDASSMLPLDKISYILRKCEKIRQAMG; encoded by the coding sequence ATGGGTAAATTTATTGTTATTGCGGGTCCCTGTGTGGTAGAAAATCTGGAAATATGTCTGGAAGTAGCAACCAGAGTTAAACGCATTTGTCATAAAGCAGGCTTTCATTACATTTTTAAAAGCTCTTACAAAAAGGCTAATCGTACCCGTTTGAAGTCTTTTTCCGGTTTAGATGAAGAAGAAGCCTTTTCTATTCTGCGACAAGTAAAGGAAAAGGCAAAAGTGCCGGTTCTTACCGACATTCATGAAACCACCGATGTTGATAAGGTGAAAGATTTTGCCGACTTCCTACAAATACCGGCCTTTCTGTGCCGGCAAACCGAATTGCTGCTTGCAGCCGGAAGCTCGGGCAAATGGGTAAATATTAAAAAGGGGCAGTTTGCTTCTCCTGAAAGTATGGCTTTTGCGGTGGAAAAAGTACGCTCCACAGGAAACAAAAAAGTGATGCTCACCGAAAGAGGGACTACCTTCGGATATTATGACCTGGTTGTGGATTTTAGGTCCGTGCCCCGCATGCAAAAGTTCGGTGTGCCTGTAATTGTAGATTGCACCCACTCATTGCAACAACCTAACCAGCAAAGTGGCATAAGCGGGGGCACTCCGGAAATGATCGAAACCCTCTGCCGGGCAGCAGTTGCCGTGGGAGCAGATGGATTGTTTATAGAAACACATCCAAATCCGCAAGCCGCTCTCAGTGACGCAAGCAGCATGCTGCCTCTGGATAAGATAAGTTACATCCTAAGAAAATGTGAAAAAATACGACAAGCAATGGGGTAG